From the Flavobacterium gyeonganense genome, the window ATGTGAGAGGTAGTGATCCCGGGCATAACGCTATTTTGTATAATGGAGCTCCGGTTTATGGAATGTCTCATTTATTGGGAATATTTCCTTTTTATAACGCAAACCATATTAATGATATTGAATTTGACAAATCGAGTTCTAACGCAAAATATGGTGGCAGGTTAAGTTCGACAACACTTTTGAACTCCAATAAAAAAATACCATCGGATTTCGGTGTTCAGGGAAATGTTGGGATTTTAGCGTCTCAATTAAATGTTTCAGTTCCAATTAGTCAAAATACAGGGTTTTATATTTCAGGACGGAAAACTTACATTGATGAAATCGTTGCGCCAGTTTTAAATTCAGGTTCAGATAATAATGACGTAGAAAATATGAAATATGGATTTTCAGATGCTAATATAACTTTCGTATCTAAAATTTCTAATAAAAGTTTATTCTCTGTCGATGGATTTATTAGTGGTGATGAGCTAAAAATAAAAGATGAAAATTTAGATTTGCGAACCAGTTTAAAGTGGAGTAATTTTACAGTTTCTCCAAATCTCACTACAGTCTTTTCTTCAAAGGCAAGTATGTCAAATTCAATTTATTTTAGTCAATATTCCAATGATTTAAGTATGGAACAGGCAACAATTCAATTTAATATTTCTTCTTATGTAAAGGATTTTGGATTTAATAATTCTGTTTCCTATTTCATTAAAAAAATTCCTTTTGAGTCCGGATTTCAATATGTTTATCATAATCTCCAGCCGCAAAAAGTTATTGTTGAAAATTTGGCAGATGCAAATAATAATTCTGAAAATAAAATAATTAATGCTAATGAGGCTATTTTTTTTACGACAATAAAGCCCAGTTTTACAAATTATCTAAAAGCAGAATTAGGTTTGAGAATTAACTATTATTCTTCAGGCTCAGATTCGTATTTTCATTTTCAGCCACGTGTTTTATTCAATTATTTTGCTAATAATAAGTATTCTCTTTATGTGTCATATAACAGGCAATATCAGTATTTGAGTTTGATAACAACTTCAAGTGTGGGACTCCCGACAGATTTTTGGATTGCAAGCCACGATGGAATAAAACCACAGTTATCAGATGAGTTCTCAATTGGATCTAATCAAAATATTTCAAAGAATTTAATTTCTTCTTTTGGTGGCTTTTTTCGTTATATGAAAAATTTATTAGAATATCCTTATGGAGTAACTCAGTTTAATGAAATAACAAATTTAAAGAGTGATTTGCTGGTGGGAAAAGGGAAAGCATACGGACTGGAAATGATGCTCAAGAAAAACAATGGAAAATTTCATGGCTGGTTAAGTTATACTTTAAGCTGGTCTGACAGAAATTTTGATGAACTTAACAAAGGGAACACTTATTTCGCGAAATATGACAGACGTCATAATATTTCAATAGTTGGAATGTATGACTTGAACCCGAAATGGGATTTAGGTGTAACTCAGGTATTCAGTTCTGGAAATCGTTTTACAATGCCTACATCCTGGTATTTTATAAATAATAACCCGGTTAAAGAATATTCGAAATATAATAATGCACAAATGCCAAATTATATCCGCACAGATCTTTCTGTAAATTATTTTTTTAACCGGACAAATAAAAAAAGAGAGTGCTCTGAATTTTTCGATTTATAATACCTTTAATTTAGAAAATCCAATATATGTTGTGTTGGATGTGCAAATTGGGGAAGATAAAAATAGTGTTGTTGTAAAGCAGGATAAAAAAGTTTTGTATCGCATATTACCTTCAATAAGCTGGAGATTTA encodes:
- a CDS encoding TonB-dependent receptor plug domain-containing protein, with protein sequence MAGGKLSINLKDLASLPTLSGTADIMKILQLTPGVQNSGDANGYLYVRGSDPGHNAILYNGAPVYGMSHLLGIFPFYNANHINDIEFDKSSSNAKYGGRLSSTTLLNSNKKIPSDFGVQGNVGILASQLNVSVPISQNTGFYISGRKTYIDEIVAPVLNSGSDNNDVENMKYGFSDANITFVSKISNKSLFSVDGFISGDELKIKDENLDLRTSLKWSNFTVSPNLTTVFSSKASMSNSIYFSQYSNDLSMEQATIQFNISSYVKDFGFNNSVSYFIKKIPFESGFQYVYHNLQPQKVIVENLADANNNSENKIINANEAIFFTTIKPSFTNYLKAELGLRINYYSSGSDSYFHFQPRVLFNYFANNKYSLYVSYNRQYQYLSLITTSSVGLPTDFWIASHDGIKPQLSDEFSIGSNQNISKNLISSFGGFFRYMKNLLEYPYGVTQFNEITNLKSDLLVGKGKAYGLEMMLKKNNGKFHGWLSYTLSWSDRNFDELNKGNTYFAKYDRRHNISIVGMYDLNPKWDLGVTQVFSSGNRFTMPTSWYFINNNPVKEYSKYNNAQMPNYIRTDLSVNYFFNRTNKKRECSEFFDL